From a single Streptomyces rubradiris genomic region:
- a CDS encoding SGNH/GDSL hydrolase family protein yields the protein MPLPSLRRVLTAASAALGTLALGLGTAPAQAATPLDYAALGDSYSAASGVLPVDLTSPLCLRSTANYPHVIADRTGARLTDVTCGAAQTKHFTESQYPGVAPQADAVTADTDLVTLTIGGNDNGTFINAVTACGTAGILSGGQGSPCKDKYGTSFDDQIDAGTYPALKAALRAVRAKAPHAKVAVLGYPWITPAKADPSCFVKLPLAAGDVPYLHSLQAHLNAVVRRAAEETGAVYVDFAEASAGHDACRPAGTRWIEPLLFGRSVVPVHPNALGERRMAEHTLGVLGLG from the coding sequence ATGCCCCTGCCAAGCTTGCGCCGTGTCCTCACCGCGGCGTCCGCGGCCCTCGGCACCCTGGCCCTCGGTCTCGGCACGGCCCCCGCCCAGGCCGCCACGCCCCTCGACTACGCGGCCCTCGGCGACAGCTACAGCGCCGCGTCCGGTGTGCTGCCCGTGGACCTCACCAGCCCGCTCTGTCTGCGGTCCACCGCGAACTACCCCCACGTCATCGCCGACCGCACCGGCGCCCGGCTGACGGACGTCACCTGCGGCGCCGCCCAGACCAAGCACTTCACCGAGTCCCAGTACCCAGGCGTCGCTCCGCAGGCCGACGCGGTCACCGCCGACACCGACCTGGTGACGCTCACCATCGGCGGCAACGACAACGGCACCTTCATCAACGCCGTGACCGCCTGCGGCACCGCCGGCATCCTCAGCGGCGGCCAGGGCAGCCCGTGCAAGGACAAGTACGGCACGTCCTTCGACGACCAGATCGACGCCGGCACCTACCCGGCGCTGAAGGCCGCGCTCCGCGCCGTCCGGGCCAAGGCGCCGCACGCCAAGGTGGCCGTGCTCGGTTACCCGTGGATCACACCCGCCAAGGCCGACCCGTCCTGCTTCGTCAAGCTGCCCCTCGCCGCCGGTGACGTGCCCTACCTGCACTCCCTCCAGGCCCACCTCAACGCCGTGGTGCGGCGCGCCGCCGAGGAGACCGGGGCCGTGTACGTGGACTTCGCCGAGGCATCCGCCGGGCACGACGCCTGCCGGCCCGCGGGCACCCGGTGGATCGAGCCGCTGTTGTTCGGGCGGAGCGTCGTCCCCGTCCACCCCAACGCCCTGGGCGAACGGCGCATGGCCGAGCACACCCTGGGCGTCCTCGGCCTCGGCTGA
- a CDS encoding DUF6131 family protein yields MIALGIILLIIGFVTGISILWTIGIILLVVGAILWIMGSMGHAVAGRRHFW; encoded by the coding sequence ATGATCGCCCTCGGCATCATCCTGCTCATCATCGGCTTCGTCACGGGCATCTCGATCCTGTGGACTATCGGCATCATCCTGCTGGTGGTGGGAGCCATCCTGTGGATCATGGGGTCCATGGGCCACGCGGTCGCCGGCCGTCGTCACTTCTGGTGA
- a CDS encoding polysaccharide deacetylase family protein has translation MARHGGRGWYGRVIAAAVGVTAVAAVTSVWSAQAGQSGGGPAAPGVSARPAAPKATPVSPSIVHASDGGAHAVNITIDDGPDPVWTPRVLELLRDNGVKATFCMVGPQAEAHPDLVRQVVAAGHRLCDHTVSHDTGMDHASESYQARQILDAERQITKASGGVRPMYYRAPGGAFTPYSRKLAASHGMRPLGWNVDSKDFERPGSEAIIATVKRELANGPTILFHDAGGDRSQTVAALRTLLPWLKEQGYSFGFPVR, from the coding sequence ATGGCACGGCATGGCGGACGGGGTTGGTACGGCCGGGTGATCGCGGCGGCGGTCGGGGTGACGGCGGTGGCCGCCGTCACGTCGGTGTGGTCGGCGCAGGCCGGTCAGAGCGGCGGCGGGCCGGCCGCGCCGGGTGTCTCCGCCCGGCCCGCCGCGCCGAAGGCCACGCCCGTGTCCCCGTCGATAGTCCACGCCTCCGACGGGGGCGCGCACGCGGTCAACATCACCATCGACGACGGCCCGGACCCGGTCTGGACCCCGCGGGTGCTCGAACTGCTGCGGGACAACGGCGTGAAGGCGACGTTCTGCATGGTCGGCCCGCAGGCCGAGGCCCACCCCGATCTGGTCCGGCAGGTGGTGGCCGCCGGTCACCGGCTGTGCGACCACACGGTCTCGCACGACACCGGCATGGACCACGCGTCCGAGTCCTACCAGGCGCGGCAGATCCTCGACGCGGAGCGGCAGATCACCAAGGCGTCGGGCGGGGTGCGGCCGATGTACTACCGGGCCCCGGGCGGCGCCTTCACCCCCTACAGCCGGAAGCTGGCGGCCTCGCACGGGATGCGGCCCCTGGGCTGGAACGTCGACTCCAAGGACTTCGAGCGGCCGGGCAGCGAGGCGATCATCGCCACGGTCAAGCGCGAGCTGGCCAACGGCCCGACGATCCTCTTCCACGACGCGGGCGGTGACCGTTCGCAGACGGTGGCGGCGCTGCGCACCCTGCTGCCGTGGCTGAAGGAGCAGGGGTACTCCTTCGGTTTCCCGGTGCGCTGA
- a CDS encoding extracellular solute-binding protein, protein MKLSVRLAGFTALAAVLATACAPQTSGTSSSGKDEKTGTLRVWLFQEVDNQPKQRVVDAVLADFEKAHQGTEVTVEYIPVETRAQRVKAAFNDPKSAPDVIEYGNTDTAGYVKDGGLADVTREFDAWSEARDTDPTARRSVTVDGKVYGAPYFVGIRALYYRTDVFRQLGLRVPETQAELISTAQRIRAARPDLYGLAVGGAYTYGALPFLWANGGDLATEKGGGYASALGTPAARKGIEAYTSLFGDDNCPAAKCASWTGNDTVTAFAAGKAAMAIGGNFSHAAVDAGKAKGKYAVIPLPGTKAGSIAPAFAGGNNIGVLKSTSHRTLAVDLMKRLASKQAQSRLFDAMGFLPTFTDVREQAAAKEPFVKPFVDTLAAGTKFVPVTPAWAQIDSSLVLPTMFQEIVSGRKDVADASAAAAKKMDDAFGSAG, encoded by the coding sequence ATGAAGCTGTCCGTCCGTCTTGCCGGGTTCACCGCGCTCGCCGCCGTCCTGGCCACCGCCTGCGCGCCCCAGACCTCCGGCACCTCCTCCTCCGGCAAGGACGAGAAGACCGGTACCCTGCGCGTCTGGCTCTTCCAGGAGGTCGACAACCAGCCCAAGCAACGCGTCGTCGACGCGGTCCTCGCCGACTTCGAGAAGGCGCACCAGGGCACCGAGGTCACCGTGGAGTACATCCCGGTGGAGACCCGCGCCCAGCGGGTCAAGGCCGCCTTCAACGACCCCAAGTCCGCGCCCGACGTCATCGAGTACGGCAACACCGACACCGCCGGCTATGTGAAGGACGGCGGACTCGCCGACGTCACCCGGGAGTTCGACGCCTGGAGCGAGGCCCGGGACACCGACCCCACCGCCCGGCGCTCGGTCACCGTGGACGGCAAGGTCTACGGTGCGCCGTACTTCGTCGGCATCCGGGCCCTGTACTACCGCACCGACGTCTTCCGCCAACTCGGGCTGCGGGTACCGGAAACGCAGGCGGAGCTGATCTCCACCGCTCAGCGGATCCGCGCCGCGCGCCCCGATCTGTACGGCCTGGCCGTCGGGGGCGCCTACACCTACGGCGCGCTGCCGTTCCTCTGGGCCAACGGCGGTGACCTGGCCACCGAGAAGGGCGGCGGGTACGCCTCCGCCCTCGGCACCCCCGCCGCCCGCAAGGGCATCGAGGCGTACACCTCCCTCTTCGGCGACGACAACTGCCCCGCCGCCAAGTGCGCGAGCTGGACCGGCAACGACACGGTGACCGCGTTCGCCGCGGGCAAGGCCGCCATGGCGATCGGCGGGAACTTCAGCCACGCCGCCGTGGACGCCGGGAAGGCCAAGGGGAAGTACGCGGTGATCCCGCTGCCCGGGACGAAGGCCGGCTCGATCGCGCCGGCCTTCGCGGGCGGCAACAACATCGGGGTGCTGAAGAGCACCTCGCACCGCACGCTCGCCGTGGACCTGATGAAGCGGCTCGCCTCGAAGCAGGCACAGAGCAGGTTGTTCGACGCGATGGGCTTCCTGCCGACCTTCACGGACGTACGGGAACAGGCAGCCGCCAAGGAGCCGTTCGTCAAGCCGTTCGTCGACACCCTCGCCGCCGGCACCAAGTTCGTGCCGGTCACGCCCGCCTGGGCGCAGATCGACTCCTCGCTGGTACTGCCGACCATGTTCCAGGAGATCGTCAGCGGCCGGAAGGACGTGGCGGACGCCTCGGCCGCCGCGGCGAAGAAGATGGACGACGCGTTCGGGTCCGCCGGATGA
- a CDS encoding carbohydrate ABC transporter permease, whose protein sequence is MRRTTDVALPVKRSAPAAPARRTPATTPSRRTGPRPRGGWTPWLYLAPALAVLGALLVYPVYQLGLISFLEYTQAQVSGGEPTRFRGLDNYTDLFADDQFWQVLLATVGFAAACVLGTLAVGCALAVLLTRVRALPRLALLLAALGAWATPTITGSTVWLFLFDPDFGPVNRLLGLGDFSWTYGRYSAFLLVLLEVVWCSFPFVMITVYAGIRAIPGEVLEAAALDGASQWRIWRSVLAPMLRPILGIVTVQSVIWDFKVFTQIYVMTGGGGIAGQNLVLNVYAYQKAFASSQYSLGSAIGVVMLLLLLAVTLGYLRLLRRQGEEL, encoded by the coding sequence ATGAGGCGGACGACGGACGTGGCGCTCCCGGTGAAGCGGAGCGCTCCGGCGGCCCCCGCCCGGCGGACCCCCGCGACGACGCCCTCCCGCCGCACAGGCCCGCGCCCGCGCGGCGGCTGGACCCCCTGGCTCTATCTCGCCCCCGCCCTCGCCGTCCTCGGCGCCCTGCTGGTCTACCCGGTCTACCAGCTCGGGCTGATCTCGTTCCTGGAGTACACCCAGGCCCAGGTCAGCGGCGGCGAACCGACCCGCTTCCGGGGCCTGGACAACTACACCGACCTGTTCGCCGACGACCAGTTCTGGCAGGTGCTGCTGGCGACGGTCGGCTTCGCGGCGGCCTGTGTGCTCGGCACGCTGGCGGTGGGCTGCGCGCTCGCCGTCCTGCTCACCCGGGTCCGCGCGCTCCCCCGACTCGCGCTGCTGCTGGCCGCGCTGGGCGCGTGGGCGACACCGACGATCACCGGCTCCACCGTCTGGCTGTTCCTCTTCGACCCCGACTTCGGCCCGGTGAACCGCCTCCTCGGACTCGGCGACTTCTCCTGGACGTACGGCCGTTACAGCGCGTTCCTGCTCGTGCTGCTCGAAGTGGTGTGGTGTTCCTTCCCGTTCGTGATGATCACGGTCTACGCCGGGATCCGCGCCATACCCGGCGAGGTGCTGGAGGCCGCCGCGCTGGACGGCGCCTCGCAGTGGCGGATCTGGCGCTCGGTGCTCGCGCCGATGCTGCGGCCGATCCTCGGCATCGTCACCGTCCAGTCGGTGATCTGGGACTTCAAGGTGTTCACCCAGATCTACGTGATGACGGGCGGCGGCGGCATCGCCGGGCAGAACCTGGTGCTCAACGTGTACGCCTACCAGAAGGCGTTCGCGTCCTCGCAGTACAGCCTCGGTTCGGCGATCGGCGTCGTGATGCTGCTGCTCCTGCTGGCCGTCACGCTCGGATATCTGCGGCTGCTGCGCCGCCAAGGGGAGGAACTGTGA